The Elusimicrobiota bacterium sequence GATTGGAACATGCTGTACATCCCATGGGAAAGGTGCATCCCGAGGAGAAACACCCCCGCCGTATACCAGGCGCTTATTCCGGGACGCATGAAGCCCAGAACCACCATGGAATAAACGTCATGGCGCCCTTGAGCGTCCACCAAATAGCGGTATTCGGGATGGGTCAGGAGCCAAGTGAAGTGACAAAGATGGTAAACGACGAACGCGAAAACAATGAGGCCGGAATAGACCATGGTGCGGGAGGCGTAGGTGGCTTCCTTATAGCTCTTCACGGCATACCCCACCGGCCGAGCGGCCGCATTCTCACGGCTCAAAGAAACGGCCGTCGCGATATGGACGGCGACCATGGCTAGCAATCCTCCGCGCACCAGCCAGAGGAGTTCGCCCGTGCTTTTCAGGAAGGCCGCGTAGCGGTTCACGGCCTCTTGCCCCAAAAACATCTGGAGGTTGCCGATGAGATGGCCGACCACAAAACCGACCAAGGCCAAGCCGGAAACGCCCATCAGCACTTTCTTGCCGGTGGACGTCCATAAAAAGAAAGGAGTTTTTTTATCGTTTGTTCTCATGCGAATGGATTTTGAATGTTTTTTTGGAACCGAACGCCATGCTAGCATTTTTTTAAAGTAGGTTCCCCGCGCCGACTAAACGGCGGATTTTTTTCGACCCGTTCGTGTGCGGCCGAATTCCAGCCGCGAAGAGACATCTCTTCCCTTTTGTGCTTTTAATTTGTGAAAATAATGTTGGTATCTCTTTAGCGGACCGTTGCATCCGACGGAGTATGCCTTTTGTAGTGGCCCCATTTATGGGGCCACCGTTTTCCGGGGCGAGTTCCTCTAACGGAAGACCGCCCGATAAATCGGGCAACTACAAAAATCGCTTCGAAACGCTAAAGAGACACTGAAGATGCTTGAAACACTTATGGAACCGGGAGTCTTTCCCTGATGGCTCTCCTAGTGACTGGATTCGTTTTGTTCTTCTTCGTTTTCTGGACGATCATGGTTTACAACAAACTCGTTCAATTAAAAAACATGAAGACGGAGGCCTGGAACGGCATTGATGTCCAGATCAAGCGACGCGACGAGCTGTTCCCAATCCGGTCCGGACCGTGGAAGGTGACGCTCGCCACGAGAAGGATTTATTTGAACGCATCAGCCGGCTTCGCGCCCTAAGCGGTGGAGGCGGGTCGTAAATTTTCTGGTGGAACTTATGTTTCGGTCTGGTGTCAAAGGATCAACGGTTCCTTTCGCAAGATCCCCCGACAAGGAGCGGGCCCTCCCATGAAATTCAAAGAAATAGCCGCGGTCGGTTTGATCCTTTTACTCGCCTTGGGCCTGGCCTTTGTCGGTGGGAAGCGCTATCAACTCTCCCGGAAAGCCCTGGGCCATTATTATGACCGCATTCTGGTTCAGGGGGATCGGCCCCAGGAAGATTTTCTTCTCGTGTTGGAATTGAGTCGCGTGGAACAGGCGCTGACGGGGAAGTATTCACATTTTTATGACGCCCGGTTGTGGTGGCGCGGCCAGGTTTATCGAAGGCGGGACGCTTTTTCCTCCCTTTCCCATGAAATCCAAACGGGAAAGCTCTTCTCTCAGATCGCCTCTCGTTCGGAAAAGGAATCCACCCAGGAACGGGTCGATCTCACTTTCCACATGGATCAGAAAACAATCCACCTGGTTTTGACCGGATTGGAAAGCGATTTCATCGTTAA is a genomic window containing:
- a CDS encoding succinate dehydrogenase cytochrome b subunit produces the protein MRTNDKKTPFFLWTSTGKKVLMGVSGLALVGFVVGHLIGNLQMFLGQEAVNRYAAFLKSTGELLWLVRGGLLAMVAVHIATAVSLSRENAAARPVGYAVKSYKEATYASRTMVYSGLIVFAFVVYHLCHFTWLLTHPEYRYLVDAQGRHDVYSMVVLGFMRPGISAWYTAGVFLLGMHLSHGMYSMFQSLGVQSETLRRRVRPAAALAGGLLFLGFASIPAGVLLGLIRLPTGGLP